AGTCTAGCAATAATTGATTTACATATTACGTTTCATAAAGAACTCACGAATCCATCATTGAAGTAGTGGAGACGCTCATATAACAATGATTGAGTTGAATCTTGATTCTGCCTAAAGCAACTATTTGGCAGACAGTACTGGACATGTAGGTGGGATTGAATAAAATCTGCGCTCTTAAACAAACGCACCATAAAAAGGTAACACTATGGCGACTCTTGATGTCAATCCTAACCAATACTCAGAGCAGCTCTCGGAGAAAGTCTCTCGACTCAATGAGATGTTTGCACCCTATCACGTGCCAGAGTTAGAAGTTTATGAGTCTCCAAGTCAAAACTACCGTATGCGTGCCGAGTTTCGAGTATGGCATGAGGGTGACGACCTTTATTACATCATGTTTAACCAAGACACCCGTGAAAAGTATCGTGTTGATCAGTTTCCATCAGCAAGCCAATTAATTAACCAATTGATGCCTCGTTTAATTGAAGCATTAAAACCAAGTAAAACCCTGCGTCACAAACTGTTCCAAGTGGACTTTTTATCGACGTTGAGCGGTGAAATTTTGGTCTCACTTCTTTATCACAGACAGTTAAATGATGAATGGAAAGAAGCTGCTCAAACATTGAAACAAACACTGACTGAAGAAGGCTATCATATCAACTTAATTGGCCGTGCTCGAAAAATGAAAATCGTGCTTGACCGTGACTACGTAGTAGAGACCCTGCACGTTCACGAACAGCCATATATTTATCAACAAGTTGAAAATAGTTTTACTCAACCAAACGGTCCTGTTGCACAAAAAATGTTGGAATGGGCAGTTGACTGCACTCGAGGTAGTCAAGGTGACCTACTTGAACTTTATTGTGGTAACGGCAATTTTTCTTTAGCGCTCGCACAAAATTTTGAACGCGTTCTTGCGACCGAATTAGCCAAACCTTCAGTTCAATCAGCACAATACAACATCAAAGCAAACAACATTGATAATGTGCAGATTATTCGGATGTCGGCTGAAGAGTTTACGGAAGCAATGGAAGGTAAACGAGAATTCCGCCGCCTAAAAGATAATGGTGTCGATCTTAATAGTTATAACTGCAATACTATCTTTGTCGATCCACCACGCGCTGGTATGGATATTGATACATGTAAGATGGTACAAGGTTATGAACGCATTATGTATATCTCTTGTAACCCAGAAACACTCAAAGAGAACCTAGAAATTCTCAGCAAAACGCACGACATTACTCGCTTTGCCTTATTTGATCAGTTTCCATATACCCACCACATGGAAGCAGGTCTGTTTTTAGAACGACGCACAAAATAAAGTGACGACGTTGAGAGCTTAGTAAAAAGGCATTCTGCGTATAAAAACAGTATGCCTTTTTAATAGATAGGCCGCCTTACTTAAGGAACAAATGTGCCCCTTGTTCAAGAGCAATATGTTTTGCCAACTCATGGAAATTAGCACCACTTTCGACACAATAACCAAGCAGAACATACATAGGAGATAAGTAACAAGCTTCTTGTTTTTCTGAGGCTATTTTAATTCCATATTCTAGGATTTGCTGTGCCTCTGCTAAGTTTCCGACCTCGTAATAAAGTTCAGCTCGAATTAAACAATAAAGCGAATGAGCGATTTGGTCACCACTTGATGCTAACCAATGACTGTAACCTTCTTCCACAATCTCAAGTGCCTGATCTGCACTTAATGCCTGAGTAAAAAATAGTGCCCATCCTTTAAATAAAGAGGCAACTCCCCGATAGAACGGGAAATTATTTGAATCTGCAATAGCCCATAATTGCTCAGACAGTTCGGTCACTTCATCAAAGCGCTTCAGATGGTAGGCTGACCACATCTCACCTTGTAACACGATGGAATGAGAAAAAGGATCATTGATAACCCCAACTTCATGGACACTTTTCTGTAAAAATGCTCTATCTTCGTCACAACAGGCTAAAGTGGCTGACAAGCAACCAAAACACCCAGCTAAAGCTAAAGGGTTAATGCCGATAGAGAAGTAAAATTCATCACTTTCAACTTGATGAAAGTATCTAAAAGATTCTTTCGCATTAAATATGGCGTCTTGATGTTTAGCTAACCAAAATTGGGAATTTGTCAAACAACTGTATGCAAGAGAACGACAATGATCATAATTAGATTCTTCTGCTAAGCGCAGCATTTCGTTCGCCGTTTGCTCTGATAATTCAAAATCCATCGCCATTAATTGCTTCACCCATAACCCACTGAGAGAAATACAATGTCGGTATGCAGAATGGAGTTCCTTTGCCAAAGAGATACATCGTTGATAGGCGGCCACGGTACTAAAACTTACCCATCCATCGGTAACTCGAGTGATAATGGCTTGAGTAAGATATATTTCAAATAACAGTTCTGAGTAATCTGTTGGGTTAGAGATACTGCGATAACTCTCTAATGCTTGATGAAGATATCGCTTTGCGGACTGATAATCCCCAGATGTAATAGAGGATTTACCGTTATTAAGTAGAAGTTCAGACACTTTTCCCCAATCTTCTGCTTTCGTGTAGTAATCAACATACAGAACGTTTGAGCTTTGTGTACCAAGTTTATCTTGAGATTCTAAATAATTGGCAATCGCGATATAGACAGTCTTCTTGTCTTCATGGTCCAGTTCTTTCTCCATCAAAGGACTCAGAAAAGGATGACCAAGACTAATCACTTTAGCCGCAGATATTCTAATCAGTCTCATATTGACCAATGTTTCAAGTCCTATTGGACCAAAATCAGTCAGATTACTGATATCATTTACCGTTAAAGGGTGATTTGCTAAAGCGATGAAAGAAAGCACCTTATTCAGCTCAGGTGATAAGCTATTCAATTTACTGTGCAGATAAAATGAGATATCCGTAGGAATTCGCTCTTCTTTATATGATTGAATAAGTTTATACAAATAATAAGGGTTCCCTTCTGCACTCACTATACATGCACTCGCTTCCGATTCAACATGGCGATCACTATCGAGTAGATAGACCATATCTGTGTTAGATAGCGGCATAAGAGGGAGATGCGTCACTGAAAAGTTCAGAGTACTTAGTGTTTCTACATACCGAATAGCAGCATCAGTTGGTAAGTAAGTCACTCCCAAAGATATCGGTAGCTCTCTTAAGCGACCCAAAACACGGCATATCGTCGCTAAACATTGCTCATCAATTAAGTGAAAATTATCAAGCGAAAGAAAAACAGCACCGATACTTTCGGTATGGGTCACTAGAGCATCAATTAACGTATTTAGATAATCCTCACTATCCACACTCTCTATAGAAGGTTCCAGTGTAAGATTAAAAACATCACCTAGGGCAGAAAGAAAAAAGTGGCTTGGAGACAATCCAAAATTGAAATCCAACTTAGCTATTCGCCAATCTTGATGTGCGAAAAGACTAGAGAGAGTATGCAGCATATGACTTTTGCCAATACCCTGCACGCCTTGAATAGCAAAACACACATTTTCTTTTTTTGTTATCACATCATCCACTGAATAACGTAATAATTGCAGCTCATGTTCTCTACCAAATGTTTTTCCGTAACTAACATCAACTTTATTTAAGAGCGTTTTATACCCATTAGACGAAAGCAATTCTCCATATAAAAAGTATGGCTTGCTAGCTTCGGCCAAAGTGTCAGAGACCACAACTGCTGCTTTTTCCGGCAGCGCTGCCAGTTCAGACATTCTATAAATGTATGATTCATCTAAGTGCCAACGATTATCATCGGGTTGCTGAATCACCGTTTGTGTGGACACAATCGCTTTAAAATATTGAGAAGAACGACGAGAAAGGTCTATCAAATCACTCTGTAGTGATAGGTACAATTTTTGGTCATCATCGATACAAGGCAAAATAACAACTAGAGTATTTCCTAAGTGCTCTAGCGTCATAGGCTCCAAGTGAGAAAAACGATCTAAAACATCATCCAATATTAATTTAGAGCCTGTGCGAATCCAAACAGCTAGGCACTCTTTGTTGATGCGAGGTAAGAGTATTTGGTTTGTATCCGTTTGACTTGTTAGCAGTAATTCTTCAACTGGTACTGAAAAGAAATTGGCGAGACGAGCGATGGTTCTACGACTTAATGCACTTCCTATCTCAGCTCGTTTAATGGTAGCAATAGATACACTACAACCTTTCTTTTGGCTGCATGCTTGCTCTAACCCTTCCTGGGATAAAGCACGCTGCTCCCTTAATTGCTTTAACTTTTGACCATCAATAAAGACATTACCTGCCATTACCTTTCTCTAGAATAATTATCATATGAGAATCTATAATAATTAAATGCCTTCTATTTTCAAGCTTATATATGAATTACGTTGATAAATTTAATAATATTAACCTAATATGGAATTAGTTAATGTTAATATTCATTAATAGAATAAACCAAATGATAAAATATTCAGAATTGTTTCAATATTGATACTAAAGCTATTGTTAAGTAGAGGTAGTTATCAGTATTGTCTAATGTCACAGAGTAAGCCAAAAAGTAAAAATTTACTTACCCTGTGAGTTTTTATTACGTTACAGATACAAAGTAAAAGATGTATTTATAGCTAATAAAAATGAGCTTTTAGGTAGCTCGTTTCTTTCATTCAGCAGATGAGATATATGGATAACTCACCCCACTATGAGATAGTTTGTTTTTGACCAACATGATTAAGTAACTAATAGCACAACGGTTTGGATCCATCACAGGCACATACACACCGTACTTAGCACTTAGCTTCTTACTGAGCTTTTTGGCATACCCAGTAAACCCCGTACACCCAAACATAATGCTATCAGCACCATCTTGGTCTATCGCTTTACAGGCTAACTTAAACAAATCATGTAAGATTATCTTTCTTTCGTGGCATGTACTGCCTTTAAGGTCATTAACACTTTGGTCTAGTGGTCGTATCGATGCTAGGTTTTCTGTTACTCCAAACGCTCTTACATGCTCATTTTGCAGATCAACCACATCACTAACTGTAAGAATGGAGACCTTTTGACTCAAGAGCATCGCCGTATAAAAACTTGCCCGAAATCCCCCAATAACAGGAATGGTTACCGCTTGTCGTGCAGCTTCGACCCCACACATATCCATATCAGTAACAAATACCCCATCGTATCCCTCTTTTTCCGCTTGAATGACTTTTTCAACCACATAAGGGGCATTATTCGTTAAATCAATTCGAGATTCGATAAAGGAAGAACCATGATCTATATGTTCTAGATCAATCGTAATATTTTTAGTTCTAAATTTATCAACACTATCAGAAATTTGATCAGTAAATTCTTTGGTCTTAACTGGAATAATAATTTTTAATTTCATTTAATAATATCCATTATTAATTCGTGATTTTTATTGGTGAATGATAGTCACCAAAATAATTAAACTTTTTAAATATTTCCGCGAAATTATCATGGAACCATTTTTGATCAATTTGTTTAGCACAATTAACAGTATAAATTGCCATATTTCTTAATCGATAATCAGTTGGTGTTGTTTCCCATACTTCCATTATCTCATCATTACTTATTAACGATGCATCACTAGAAAAACAACAAATTGAATCAGGGGCCATTGCTATTGGTGTACCTAAATTATCAGACCAAAGAAGCAAATTTTCATTTTGGGAAATAACGAAATATTTATCTCCATTATCACTTTGGTATTCTTGAACACCCCAATCGAATCCATTTTCAGTTTTATCTGTAATGCTGACTAATCTTCCTTTCATAACACACTGAGCACCAGGAAGACGCTCAATCACATCGAAACAAGAACCACTCTCTTGTACACTCACTTTAATGTTTTTTCCTAGATCTTTTGCTTTCATCAACATATCGGGTACCGCAGCATTATCCTGCTTTAGTTGGGAGCCTTTCATGGCGAATGACGACAGTGATGCACGCTGATCAAAACTGGTTGATTCACTGATAATCGCTCTCGTCATAGCATCGACATCAGAACTTGAATTACATTGGATAGTTAACACGCCACCATTGTCTTTTAGCGAATCCTCGGAGGTCAGGACACAAGGGGATACTGGGATTGGCGCATTGAGTTGGGGATTAGCAAACGTCGATAATTGTAAGCATGGAAAGGCCCTTCCACCTCCATCACCATTGATGATTGGGATTTTTTTATGAGCAGCGACCAATAGGCTCATACCATATGCAATAGCGCCAGTTTCAACAGGAGATAACGCAGAAAATTCCTTCTTTAAAACTTCTTCTAAGGCTTCAAATGACGTAACAGGAGAACTGCCATATCCTTTTTTCAAAAACTGTTCCGGTGCGCCCATGGCAGCCAAAACAGGAAGCCAATCCTCATCTTTAACTTCATCAATATCAATGTACTTAACTCGAATTTCTGAATTTGATTTTTCTTTAAACAAATCATCAATTCTATCTAGCAATGCTTGACCATTTTTTAGTGCACCACCTCCCCCGGATGCATAGAAATGAGCACCTAAAATAATATTATTCAAATCTTCTCGATTAAGAACACCATGAGCCATAAATAAAATCCTTCTTATTTTTAATGTGTGAAATCACAACGTTAAAGATATGTCGAACTCAATACAGTATCAGCCTGGTATCAATTCGGTATCAATTTGGTAATTTAGGCAAAATAATGTCCGGTTAGGTAATAACTATTGGATTCAAATAAAAAAAACGAGCACTGTGTGCTCGTTTTTTATTGGTCATACGATAGTCAATTTATTTAACTCAGTCGGTATCTTTTTTCTTCGGAGTAAGAAACCCTAATTTTTTCCCAATCCATAAAACTAGAACCATCAAAATAATCAAAGATAAAAAGTTACTTCCTTCTTGTGGATATTGAGCTTTAATAAAAGCAGAATGTCCTACCGCCCCCACAAAAAAACATGCTAACCCAACCAAAGGAATATCTTCAGCGATTGGATTACGTAAATATTCTTGATATAAGGCCTGCACTGACAGTACGAGTGCTATTAATGGAAAAATTGAGAACGTCACTTCGCTCATCATTATCCAAGATAAAATATAATCCCCACACATCCCTGCAATCAGAGCGAGGACTAAGGTCTTACGTTCAGAACCATGATTTGATGTGTCATTTTGCTTCGACATGCAATTCGCCTTTTCTTTGGTGATGTTCACGTTCCTTACGGTACCAATGCGCACCTTTGGCAATCATCCGTAATTGTTTAATTAACCGACTAGCAAGTTCATCCCTTTCTTGACGGCTCAAGTCTAATGCCTCTGCTCCAGAACTGAATACCAAAGTCACTGATGCTTCAGCCTGTGTTTCAGCTTCTTCACGACTCATTCCCGTCGCAATCAAATACTCAGCAAGTTCAGCAGAGAAATGCTGGATTTCTCTAGCTACAGCAGCACGAAATTCAGCAGAAATACCAGAACGCTCGCGCAATAACAGTCGGAATACGTTCGGACTGTTAGAGATAAATTCCATAAAAGTTTCCACGGATGTACGAATAACGCTGCCTTCTCTGACAATTCTCTGCCTCGCTTGGCGCATCAACTGACGCAGCAATAGGCCACCTTCATCCACCATCGTCAGCCCAAGCTCATCCATATCTTTGAAATGGCGGTAAAAAGATGTAGGTGCAATTCCAGCCTCTCGAGCTACCTCACGCAAACTTAAATTTGAAAAACTGCGTTCAGCACTTAACTGACTAAATGCCGCATCAATTAATGATCGACGCGTTTTCTCTTTCTGCTGGGCACGAACTCCGGTCGCTTTCATAGAAACTACAATCTCAGTTAACTCTCTCTGCTCCATACTATAACCTGATTGCCCATTTTGTCTAAGCATCAAAACACACCCTAACAAAAAGACATCCGATTTGTTCGATCAAGCCGAAAACCTTGCTCACAAAAAAGCATCCCATCACGCTTTACACTATTCTTTAAATAAAAGTATTCGCACAATGACCGCGTGGCAAAACATCACGCAACGTGATCCCTTCCACTCTGTCAGCAAGGCTTAGTGCCACTTAGGAATAAGGTAAGTTACACTATTAATACAAAATATTAACAACAATAACGAAGGGATTTTCAATGGCACAGAATAATCATTTTGACGTGATTGTAATTGGCAGTGGCCCAGGCGGTGAAGGTGCTGCGATGGGGCTAGCGAAATCAGGGAAACGCGTTGCTGTGATAGAAAAAGAACACAGTGTCGGCGGAGGTTGTACTCACTGGGGAACTATCCCATCGAAAGCATTACGTCACGCAGTAAGCCGTTTTATTGAATTTAATAACAACCCTCTCTTTTGTAAAAATAAAACCAGCTTGCACGCTTCGTTTTCTGACATTTTAAATCACGCCAAAAGTGTTATTGATAAACAGACTCGTCTACGCCAAGGTTTCTACGACCGAAACCAATGCACCTTACTATTCGGTTTAGCAAGCTTTGTCGATGAACACACTATCAATATCACGGCAGAAGATGGCAGTAGTGAGCAGTACAGTGCCGATCACTTTGTGATTGCAACCGGCTCTCGTCCCTATCAACCCAAAGATATCGATTTCTCTCACCCAAGGATTTACGACAGTGATTCCATTTTGAGTTTAGAGCACGACCCTCGCCACATTATTATTTATGGTGCAGGTGTTATTGGCTGTGAATATGCGTCGATATTTCGTGGTTTAGGTGTAAAAACTGACTTAGTAAATACTCGTGATCGCTTACTTTCTTTCTTGGATAACGAAACTTCCGATGCTCTCTCTTATCACTTTTGGAATAGTGGCGTTATCATTCGTAATGATGAGATGTATCAAACAGTTGAAGGTAGCCAAGATGGCGTAGTTGTGCATTTAAAATCGGGCAAAAAAATGAAAGCCGATTGTATCTTGTTTGCTAATGGCCGCTCAGGAAATACCGATAAACTTAATTTGTCTGCCGTTGGCCTAGAACCTGATTCACGCGGGCAACTGCAGGTAAATAAAAGCTATCAAACTAACATTGAACATATTTATGCGGTGGGAGATGTCATTGGCTACCCGAGCCTAGCCAGTGCAGCTTACGATCAAGGGCGATTCGTCGCACAAGATATTGCGTTTGGTGAAGCATCAAGCCAATTGATCGAAGATATTCCTACCGGTATTTATACCATTCCAGAAATAAGCTCTGTGGGTAAGACAGAACAAGAACTGACAGCAGCAAAAGTTCCTTACGAAGTAGGACGTTCTTCGTTTAAACATTTAGCGCGAGCACAAATCGCTGGGAAAAACATTGGTAGCTTAAAGATTCTTTTTCATCGAGAAACCAAGCAAATCCTAGGCATCCATTGCTTTGGCGAACGAGCTTCTGAAATT
This genomic stretch from Vibrio nitrifigilis harbors:
- a CDS encoding YijD family membrane protein → MSKQNDTSNHGSERKTLVLALIAGMCGDYILSWIMMSEVTFSIFPLIALVLSVQALYQEYLRNPIAEDIPLVGLACFFVGAVGHSAFIKAQYPQEGSNFLSLIILMVLVLWIGKKLGFLTPKKKDTD
- the fabR gene encoding HTH-type transcriptional repressor FabR, whose amino-acid sequence is MKATGVRAQQKEKTRRSLIDAAFSQLSAERSFSNLSLREVAREAGIAPTSFYRHFKDMDELGLTMVDEGGLLLRQLMRQARQRIVREGSVIRTSVETFMEFISNSPNVFRLLLRERSGISAEFRAAVAREIQHFSAELAEYLIATGMSREEAETQAEASVTLVFSSGAEALDLSRQERDELASRLIKQLRMIAKGAHWYRKEREHHQRKGELHVEAK
- a CDS encoding DUF917 domain-containing protein, giving the protein MAHGVLNREDLNNIILGAHFYASGGGGALKNGQALLDRIDDLFKEKSNSEIRVKYIDIDEVKDEDWLPVLAAMGAPEQFLKKGYGSSPVTSFEALEEVLKKEFSALSPVETGAIAYGMSLLVAAHKKIPIINGDGGGRAFPCLQLSTFANPQLNAPIPVSPCVLTSEDSLKDNGGVLTIQCNSSSDVDAMTRAIISESTSFDQRASLSSFAMKGSQLKQDNAAVPDMLMKAKDLGKNIKVSVQESGSCFDVIERLPGAQCVMKGRLVSITDKTENGFDWGVQEYQSDNGDKYFVISQNENLLLWSDNLGTPIAMAPDSICCFSSDASLISNDEIMEVWETTPTDYRLRNMAIYTVNCAKQIDQKWFHDNFAEIFKKFNYFGDYHSPIKITN
- the sthA gene encoding Si-specific NAD(P)(+) transhydrogenase — encoded protein: MAQNNHFDVIVIGSGPGGEGAAMGLAKSGKRVAVIEKEHSVGGGCTHWGTIPSKALRHAVSRFIEFNNNPLFCKNKTSLHASFSDILNHAKSVIDKQTRLRQGFYDRNQCTLLFGLASFVDEHTINITAEDGSSEQYSADHFVIATGSRPYQPKDIDFSHPRIYDSDSILSLEHDPRHIIIYGAGVIGCEYASIFRGLGVKTDLVNTRDRLLSFLDNETSDALSYHFWNSGVIIRNDEMYQTVEGSQDGVVVHLKSGKKMKADCILFANGRSGNTDKLNLSAVGLEPDSRGQLQVNKSYQTNIEHIYAVGDVIGYPSLASAAYDQGRFVAQDIAFGEASSQLIEDIPTGIYTIPEISSVGKTEQELTAAKVPYEVGRSSFKHLARAQIAGKNIGSLKILFHRETKQILGIHCFGERASEIIHIGQAIMEQKGEANTIEYFVNTTFNYPTMAEAYRVAALNGLNRLF
- a CDS encoding aspartate/glutamate racemase family protein; translated protein: MKLKIIIPVKTKEFTDQISDSVDKFRTKNITIDLEHIDHGSSFIESRIDLTNNAPYVVEKVIQAEKEGYDGVFVTDMDMCGVEAARQAVTIPVIGGFRASFYTAMLLSQKVSILTVSDVVDLQNEHVRAFGVTENLASIRPLDQSVNDLKGSTCHERKIILHDLFKLACKAIDQDGADSIMFGCTGFTGYAKKLSKKLSAKYGVYVPVMDPNRCAISYLIMLVKNKLSHSGVSYPYISSAE
- a CDS encoding helix-turn-helix domain-containing protein, with the translated sequence MAGNVFIDGQKLKQLREQRALSQEGLEQACSQKKGCSVSIATIKRAEIGSALSRRTIARLANFFSVPVEELLLTSQTDTNQILLPRINKECLAVWIRTGSKLILDDVLDRFSHLEPMTLEHLGNTLVVILPCIDDDQKLYLSLQSDLIDLSRRSSQYFKAIVSTQTVIQQPDDNRWHLDESYIYRMSELAALPEKAAVVVSDTLAEASKPYFLYGELLSSNGYKTLLNKVDVSYGKTFGREHELQLLRYSVDDVITKKENVCFAIQGVQGIGKSHMLHTLSSLFAHQDWRIAKLDFNFGLSPSHFFLSALGDVFNLTLEPSIESVDSEDYLNTLIDALVTHTESIGAVFLSLDNFHLIDEQCLATICRVLGRLRELPISLGVTYLPTDAAIRYVETLSTLNFSVTHLPLMPLSNTDMVYLLDSDRHVESEASACIVSAEGNPYYLYKLIQSYKEERIPTDISFYLHSKLNSLSPELNKVLSFIALANHPLTVNDISNLTDFGPIGLETLVNMRLIRISAAKVISLGHPFLSPLMEKELDHEDKKTVYIAIANYLESQDKLGTQSSNVLYVDYYTKAEDWGKVSELLLNNGKSSITSGDYQSAKRYLHQALESYRSISNPTDYSELLFEIYLTQAIITRVTDGWVSFSTVAAYQRCISLAKELHSAYRHCISLSGLWVKQLMAMDFELSEQTANEMLRLAEESNYDHCRSLAYSCLTNSQFWLAKHQDAIFNAKESFRYFHQVESDEFYFSIGINPLALAGCFGCLSATLACCDEDRAFLQKSVHEVGVINDPFSHSIVLQGEMWSAYHLKRFDEVTELSEQLWAIADSNNFPFYRGVASLFKGWALFFTQALSADQALEIVEEGYSHWLASSGDQIAHSLYCLIRAELYYEVGNLAEAQQILEYGIKIASEKQEACYLSPMYVLLGYCVESGANFHELAKHIALEQGAHLFLK
- the trmA gene encoding tRNA (uridine(54)-C5)-methyltransferase TrmA; this translates as MATLDVNPNQYSEQLSEKVSRLNEMFAPYHVPELEVYESPSQNYRMRAEFRVWHEGDDLYYIMFNQDTREKYRVDQFPSASQLINQLMPRLIEALKPSKTLRHKLFQVDFLSTLSGEILVSLLYHRQLNDEWKEAAQTLKQTLTEEGYHINLIGRARKMKIVLDRDYVVETLHVHEQPYIYQQVENSFTQPNGPVAQKMLEWAVDCTRGSQGDLLELYCGNGNFSLALAQNFERVLATELAKPSVQSAQYNIKANNIDNVQIIRMSAEEFTEAMEGKREFRRLKDNGVDLNSYNCNTIFVDPPRAGMDIDTCKMVQGYERIMYISCNPETLKENLEILSKTHDITRFALFDQFPYTHHMEAGLFLERRTK